Within the Dolichospermum compactum NIES-806 genome, the region ACTGAAAACCCATTGGTAAACCTGATGCAACACCAATTCCAAAGTTTAGTAAATACAGTTTTGACCAAAAACGAGCATGATGATAATAAGTAGGGTTTTTGGTTTTTAACCAGAGTCCTTCGACGACAATTAAGTAGATAGACATACCTGTAGTCAGAACAGGCCAAATCATGTGGAAAATCGCCGTAAATGCAAATTGCAACCGTGATAACGCGACGGTATTAGATAAAATTTCCATACTCTTTAAGGGAGTTACGCAAAAGGGCTAAATACCTATTCAGGATACACATTAATATTTGTTTACATTATATTACTTCCAAAAGTTTTAAGCTTTGAAATGTTTGACAATCGGTCGTTTAAGGTTTGACAATCGGTCGTTTTATACTTGTTCTATGCAAAGGTATTAACTGCAAAGATACCCATATCAAAACTAACCTAAAATATAACAGTACAGAATAAATCTTTTGAGATAATTTTAATATTTTTGTAAAAACATGAGATTATATTGATAATTACTCTCAATACAACTGAGAATTATTTCTAAATAATGGTAAAAAATCATCTCGGCTTGTTACAGCCTGGTCAAATTGCCACAATTTCCCAATTGCATAGTGAACCTGGATTACACCAACGCCTTCTAGCAATGGGTTTCCGCACCGGTAGACAAGTTGTGATGCTACGTCGGGGATGGCTTTCTGGACCACTTCATGTTCGCATTGGCACAACAGAAGTGATGCTACGTTGTCGGGAAGCTAGAGAAATAGAAGTTACAAATGTGAGTGTAAAAGCATGACTATCAAACAGATTGCGGTTTTAGGAATGCCAAACACTGGCAAATCCACATTTTTTAACCGTTTTACAGGCGCTAATGCTAGTATCGGCAACTGGCCAGGGATGACAGTAGATTTGATGATGGCAAAAATCAAACTTGGTGAGGAAGAAGCCGAGGTAGTAGATTTGCCGGGAATTTACGATTTACGGGGTTTTTCGGAAGATGAGGCTGTGGTGCGGCGGTTTCTGGAAAGTACACCAGTACATTTAATAATAATAATTCTCAATGCTACTCAAATTGACCGCCAAATTAGTCTAGCTTTACAGATAAAACATTTACATCTTCCCGCAGTATTATTACTGAATATGGCAGATGAAGCCCCAAAATTTGGGGTAAAAGTTGAGCCTGATAAAATAGCCAAGCATCTGGGAATACCAGTATTGCCCATTAGTGCTAAGTATGGTAATGGTTATGATGAAGCAGTAAAAGCGATCGCTCATAGTCTCCAGCAACAGGAAGAAGCAATCACAGCAGGTTCTTTAGAACAGTGTTCTGCGTGCGATAGTAAAATCACCTCAGAAATGAGCAGTTTATTACAAGATGCAGTTTATACTCCAGCACAAGTTCAGGAAAACCTAACAACACGCTTAGATAGAATTCTCTTACATCCAGTTTTCGGCTTACCGCTGTTTTTTGCAACCATGTTTTTGATGTTCCAGGTAGTATATGCCTTGGGAACACCTATGCAAGAGTTTTTGGGAAATATCCTGGACTGGTTTAAAGTAGCAGCATTAGAACCACTATTAGGGGGTTTACCACCGTTTTTGAAAGGTTTCCTAATTGACGGTATTTATGGTGGTATGGGAACAGTTGCGGCTTTTATCCCCGTAATTTTGTTATTTTTCTTCTGCATGGCTATTGTTGAGGATAGCGGATATTTATCACGCTCGGCATTTTTGATGGATGCTTTTATGGAACGACTGGGATTAGATGGTCGTTCTTTTGTGATGTCATTAATGGGATTTGGCTGTAATGTTCCCGCAATTATGGGGACAAGAGTCATGCGTTCCCCTGGTTTGCGAATGCTTTCCATGCTCGTCATTCCCTTTTCTTTGTGTTCAGCGCGACTGAATGTATTTATTTTCATGACTACAGCTTTATTTTCTCCTCACATTGCACCTGTAGTTTTATTTAGTTTGTATTTATTTAGTTTTGTCGCAGCTATCTTGACGGCATTTTTGTTTAGAGGCAGATATCCGAATAAAGAACCATTGGTATTAGAATTACCACCTTATCGCTTTCCCACCATCAAGCAAATGTGGTTACGTGCTTGGGGAGAAATTAGGCATTTTTTAAAGTGGTCAAATCGGTTTATTATCTTTGGTGTGGTGGCTATTTGGTTATTAAATAATTTGCCTTTTGGTGTCCCAATTGCCAGTTCCCAAACATTATCAGGAATGATTGGTCAAGCCACACAACCATTATTAGCACCCATTGGAATTAATCCTCAATTGGCTGTGGCACTGATTTTTGGCTTTATTGCTAAAGAAATTGTTTTAGGTGGTTTAGCGGTCATTTATGGTAAGTCTGAGGGGGCAGATTTAATGGGTGCGATCGCCCATCAAATAGATTGGGTACAGGCTTATAGTTTCATGTTATTTACTCTCCTTTATGTTCCTTGTTTGTCAACTGTTGCCGTCCTCAAAAGTGAATCTAAAAGTTGGAAATTTGCAGTTATATCGGTGGCTTGGTCTGTTGGTTTAGCTTGGGTAACAAGTTTTATTTTCTATCAAAGTGCGAGGGCTTTAGGATTTTAATTTTTCAACATTTTCGGAATTTTGTTGGGTTGCTATGTCGCTTAACCCAACCTACAATTTATCTACAAAAATATATTACGGTTAGCTAAATTTTCAACCATCTTCTAATATTTGTTGTCGGACTCGTTCTATAATTATTCCTTCTTCAGGAGATAAACCATTAACTAACATTTCATATATTAATGGTATACCCAATTCTAATTCCTCCAAAAGTGTCTTTTGGCTAAATACATCTTCTGGTGTTCCTTCTAGCATCAATTGTCCTTTATCCATGACAAAAACCCAATCTGCCCAGCGATAGACTAAATCTAAATCGTGGGTTGCTATTAATAAAGTCTTACCATGTTGATGAATGTCCTTGAGAGTTTTCATCAGATTACGAGTATGTTTAATATCTAAATATGCCGTTGGTTCATCTAATATTAAAAGTTGCGGTTGTAATACCATAACATCAGCAATAGAAACTCGTTTTTTCTGTCCTAAACTGAGATGATGTACTGGTGTTTCTGCTAAATTAGTTAGTTGAAATTCACTTAATACCTGTTCTACTCGCTGTTTAATTTCTACTGTGGGTAAACCTAAATTACACAAACCATAAGAAATATCTTCTTCAACTGTAGAAGCTACTAATTGTTGTTCTGGATCTTGAAATACTAAACCGACTTTTTGCCTAATTTGACTTAAATAATGACGATTATAAATTAACGGTTTTCCACACCAACTAATAGTACCAGAATTAGGTTTATATAAACCATTGGCTAATAAGAAAAGGGTGGTTTTACCACAACCATTTTGACCAATTAAGGCACATTTTTTCCCATAGGGAATCCTCATTGTTAAACCATTCAAAGCTGGTTGCTGTAGCCTTTCTGAACCTGGATAGGTGTAATATACTTGCTCAAATTCGAGTAAATATTCCTGCATTTCGGCAAATTTCTAATCCTATTAATACTACACAGCCACAAATTGCTTCAATGGTATATCGTGGAGATGAATGATAGCGGCGGGGATGCCAAAATCGTAATTCACCAGCAAAACCTCGTGCTTGTAATCCCAGGGAAAACTGACTATATTGTTGTAAGGTTCGCTGTAATAATTGTCCGATTAATAATACTAAACTTTTCATGCTAGTATACCAAGTGCGGTAGCCACCACGAGAATTTTGTGCTGTTAATAATTCATTAGCTGTTTTAAGCAAAATGAAAATAAACCGATACATTAGTAATAATAAATCGGTTAAAAGTGCTGGAAATTTCAACCAACGTAAAGTTTGTAATATTTCTGTGAAAGGTACAGTTAACATGAGAAAATATAAACAAGATGTAGAAGCTATTGCTCTAGTTAAAATTCCCCATGCTTGAATGCTACCACTACGGCTAACATAAATATATAACTGCCCAAAAGTCAGTCCATACCATGAATCTAATTGGACGATTTGCAAATTAGTAATTGCAACTCCATTTACTATTAATGCTGGTAAACTTGTCAAACAGAAAACTATGGTAAACATTAACAATCGCAAATAAACACCAGCCGGAATCCTTGCATAGATTACTATCCAAACAGTCATCCAAAGTACCATTAAAATTTGTACTAAGGGATGACTACAAAGAGAAATAATCAGAGTCGTAAATGCAAAAATTAGTTTATGTTCTGGTGGTAATTTTCGCAGTTGATTGGTATAAGCTAAAGTATCTAATTGTAGACTCATTCTTCACGTTTTTGTTGCTGGGAACGTCCTTTATATACACCAATTGCATAACCAACTACTCCCGCACCTAAAGCCGCTTGCGATGCGAATAATAAGCTTTCAATTTCACTACTAGCTGGTTCAAAAAATGATTTAAACCAAGGTTTGTATTCAGGTTGGATTTCTGTAATAGCTTTTTCTGCTTCACCATCTGCACCACTAAATTCTGCTCCGCGGACAAATATTAAAGGTGCAACGGCTAAAGCTAAAACGGCTAATATTAAAAACCAGTTATTTAAGGTTGTTTTAGATTGATTCATGACTTTGATTTTTACCCTTGATTAATCGTAAAAGTTCCAATTCTTGAGGATTATAAGATTGCAGCCAGTTCCACACCAAAACAGTCAATAATCCTTCACTAATTGCTAAGGGTACTTGAGTAATAGCAAAAATTCCCGCGAACTTAATCAATGAAGCGATAAATCCACCCACAGGTGCAGGAAAAGCCAAAGCAAGTTGGATTGAAGTGATAATGTAAGTAAGTAAATCTGCCAATGCGGCGGCTAAAAATATGGCGATTCTTTGTTTACCACTCAGCCCCATTGTGAGATTATAGATCCAGTAGGCGGCAAATGGTCCAGCGATCGCCATTGAAAAAGTATTTGCACCCAAAGTAGTTAAACCGCCATGTGCCAATAACAAAGCTTGAAATAACAATACCAAACTACCCAAAACTGTCATAGTCAAAGGTCCAAATAACACCGCACCCAAACCTGTTCCTGTGGGGTGAGAACAGCTACCTGTGACAGAGGGAATTTTTAACGCTGACAGGACAAAAGTAAAAGCACCAGCCAAACCTAACAAAAGTTTCAATTCCGGTTTAGCTTGGGTAATGCGAGTCAGACTCCGCAACCCTAAAACAAAAAATGGTAGTGACACAACCCACCAAAAAATAGCCCATTGCACAGGTAAAAAACCTTCCATAATGTGCATTGCGTAAGCAGGTTTGGGAAAATTAACTACTAAGTAAAAACTAATAACAGCTATGAGGATTAGACTAACTAACCCCGGTTTTTTTCTAGATATCATCTGTACCTCGCAGATTTATATAAACGTCTTTTTTTTCTTATCGGCGGGCATCCCCCCACATTCTACGAAAAAATAACTAGAGATATTACGTCCCAAGTCTCCAGGTAGGATTATTTACTTCATAGAGTCAGTTTGTCAAAAGACAAGCTGTCAAATAAGATATTTACCTGGTATTGACTATAGTACTATAGTTAAACCCGGACTTACCCCAGAGTTAGACAGAAAAAACTACTAACAATAATATAATTCAACATTTATGGCATGAAATAAAAGTATTAT harbors:
- a CDS encoding FeoA family protein, producing MVKNHLGLLQPGQIATISQLHSEPGLHQRLLAMGFRTGRQVVMLRRGWLSGPLHVRIGTTEVMLRCREAREIEVTNVSVKA
- the feoB gene encoding ferrous iron transport protein B codes for the protein MTIKQIAVLGMPNTGKSTFFNRFTGANASIGNWPGMTVDLMMAKIKLGEEEAEVVDLPGIYDLRGFSEDEAVVRRFLESTPVHLIIIILNATQIDRQISLALQIKHLHLPAVLLLNMADEAPKFGVKVEPDKIAKHLGIPVLPISAKYGNGYDEAVKAIAHSLQQQEEAITAGSLEQCSACDSKITSEMSSLLQDAVYTPAQVQENLTTRLDRILLHPVFGLPLFFATMFLMFQVVYALGTPMQEFLGNILDWFKVAALEPLLGGLPPFLKGFLIDGIYGGMGTVAAFIPVILLFFFCMAIVEDSGYLSRSAFLMDAFMERLGLDGRSFVMSLMGFGCNVPAIMGTRVMRSPGLRMLSMLVIPFSLCSARLNVFIFMTTALFSPHIAPVVLFSLYLFSFVAAILTAFLFRGRYPNKEPLVLELPPYRFPTIKQMWLRAWGEIRHFLKWSNRFIIFGVVAIWLLNNLPFGVPIASSQTLSGMIGQATQPLLAPIGINPQLAVALIFGFIAKEIVLGGLAVIYGKSEGADLMGAIAHQIDWVQAYSFMLFTLLYVPCLSTVAVLKSESKSWKFAVISVAWSVGLAWVTSFIFYQSARALGF
- a CDS encoding energy-coupling factor ABC transporter ATP-binding protein, yielding MQEYLLEFEQVYYTYPGSERLQQPALNGLTMRIPYGKKCALIGQNGCGKTTLFLLANGLYKPNSGTISWCGKPLIYNRHYLSQIRQKVGLVFQDPEQQLVASTVEEDISYGLCNLGLPTVEIKQRVEQVLSEFQLTNLAETPVHHLSLGQKKRVSIADVMVLQPQLLILDEPTAYLDIKHTRNLMKTLKDIHQHGKTLLIATHDLDLVYRWADWVFVMDKGQLMLEGTPEDVFSQKTLLEELELGIPLIYEMLVNGLSPEEGIIIERVRQQILEDG
- the cbiQ gene encoding cobalt ECF transporter T component CbiQ; protein product: MSLQLDTLAYTNQLRKLPPEHKLIFAFTTLIISLCSHPLVQILMVLWMTVWIVIYARIPAGVYLRLLMFTIVFCLTSLPALIVNGVAITNLQIVQLDSWYGLTFGQLYIYVSRSGSIQAWGILTRAIASTSCLYFLMLTVPFTEILQTLRWLKFPALLTDLLLLMYRFIFILLKTANELLTAQNSRGGYRTWYTSMKSLVLLIGQLLQRTLQQYSQFSLGLQARGFAGELRFWHPRRYHSSPRYTIEAICGCVVLIGLEICRNAGIFTRI
- a CDS encoding energy-coupling factor ABC transporter substrate-binding protein, encoding MNQSKTTLNNWFLILAVLALAVAPLIFVRGAEFSGADGEAEKAITEIQPEYKPWFKSFFEPASSEIESLLFASQAALGAGVVGYAIGVYKGRSQQQKREE
- a CDS encoding energy-coupling factor ABC transporter permease codes for the protein MISRKKPGLVSLILIAVISFYLVVNFPKPAYAMHIMEGFLPVQWAIFWWVVSLPFFVLGLRSLTRITQAKPELKLLLGLAGAFTFVLSALKIPSVTGSCSHPTGTGLGAVLFGPLTMTVLGSLVLLFQALLLAHGGLTTLGANTFSMAIAGPFAAYWIYNLTMGLSGKQRIAIFLAAALADLLTYIITSIQLALAFPAPVGGFIASLIKFAGIFAITQVPLAISEGLLTVLVWNWLQSYNPQELELLRLIKGKNQSHESI